A section of the Burkholderia mallei ATCC 23344 genome encodes:
- the queE gene encoding 7-carboxy-7-deazaguanine synthase: protein MTYTVKEIFYTLQGEGANAGRPAVFCRFAGCNLWTGREADRDGAVCRFCDTDFVGTDGENGGKFKDAASLAARIASLWPAGEAYRFVVCTGGEPMLQLDQPLVDALHAAGFTIAIETNGSLPVLESIDWICVSPKADAPLVVTKGNELKVVVPQDNQRLADYAKLDFEHFLVQPMDGPSRELNTRLAIDWCKRHPRWRLSMQTHKYLNIP, encoded by the coding sequence ATGACGTACACGGTCAAGGAAATTTTCTATACGTTGCAGGGCGAGGGCGCGAACGCCGGCCGTCCGGCCGTGTTCTGCCGGTTCGCCGGCTGCAACCTCTGGACGGGGCGCGAAGCGGACCGCGACGGCGCGGTGTGCCGCTTCTGCGATACCGACTTCGTCGGCACCGACGGCGAGAACGGCGGCAAGTTCAAGGATGCCGCTTCGCTCGCGGCGAGGATCGCGTCGCTCTGGCCGGCGGGCGAGGCGTATCGCTTCGTCGTCTGCACGGGCGGCGAGCCGATGCTGCAGCTCGATCAGCCGCTCGTCGACGCGCTGCACGCGGCGGGCTTCACGATCGCGATCGAGACGAACGGCTCGCTGCCCGTGCTCGAATCGATCGACTGGATCTGCGTGAGCCCGAAGGCGGATGCGCCGCTCGTCGTCACGAAGGGCAACGAACTGAAGGTGGTGGTGCCGCAGGACAACCAGCGCCTTGCCGATTACGCGAAGCTCGACTTCGAGCATTTCCTCGTGCAGCCGATGGACGGCCCGTCGCGCGAGCTCAACACCCGGCTCGCGATCGATTGGTGCAAGCGTCATCCGCGGTGGCGGCTGTCGATGCAGACGCACAAGTACCTGAACATTCCCTGA
- a CDS encoding HpcH/HpaI aldolase family protein produces the protein MSTLTHSLKARLRDGDEPLFGLWLTLASEAATEALAHAGFDWLCIDMEHAPNDSRDVAAQLRALAAAHLPSEPVVRVPAREPWFVKRALDAGARTLMFPGVETADEAAHAVRLTRFQAPDAPDGLRGVAGIVRAAAYGMRRDYVQTANAQIATIVQIESARGVDEAERIAATPGVDCVFVGPADLSASLGHLGDTKHPDVAAALEHVLAAGRRAGVPVGIFAADTAGARQSLEAGFRVVALSADVVWLLRATRQALQEVRG, from the coding sequence ATGAGCACGCTCACCCATTCCCTGAAAGCACGTTTGCGCGACGGCGACGAGCCGCTGTTCGGCCTATGGCTGACGCTCGCGAGCGAGGCGGCGACCGAGGCGCTCGCGCACGCCGGTTTCGACTGGCTGTGCATCGACATGGAGCACGCGCCGAACGACAGCCGCGACGTCGCCGCGCAACTGCGCGCGCTCGCGGCCGCGCATCTGCCGAGCGAGCCCGTCGTGCGGGTGCCGGCGCGCGAGCCGTGGTTCGTCAAGCGGGCGCTCGACGCGGGTGCGCGCACGCTGATGTTCCCGGGCGTCGAGACGGCCGACGAGGCCGCGCATGCGGTGCGGCTCACGCGCTTTCAGGCGCCCGATGCGCCGGACGGGCTGCGCGGCGTTGCGGGCATCGTGCGCGCGGCCGCTTATGGGATGCGGCGCGACTACGTGCAGACGGCGAACGCGCAGATCGCGACGATCGTGCAGATCGAATCGGCGCGCGGCGTCGACGAAGCCGAGCGGATCGCGGCGACGCCGGGCGTCGATTGCGTATTCGTCGGGCCCGCCGACCTGTCCGCGAGCCTCGGGCATCTCGGCGACACGAAGCATCCGGACGTCGCGGCCGCGCTCGAGCACGTGCTCGCGGCCGGGCGGCGCGCCGGCGTGCCGGTCGGCATCTTCGCCGCGGATACGGCCGGCGCGCGCCAGTCTCTCGAAGCCGGATTCCGCGTGGTCGCGTTGTCCGCGGACGTCGTGTGGCTGCTGCGCGCGACGCGACAGGCGCTGCAGGAGGTGCGGGGATGA
- the rodA gene encoding rod shape-determining protein RodA yields MQFDKRASLDKIKQMFAGFDRPLALIVFLLLCVGIVTLYSASVDVPGRVEDQLRNIMLTFVLMWVIANIPPQTLMRFAVPLYSFGVALLVAVALFGMTKKGAKRWLNVGVVIQPSEILKIATPLMLAWYYQRRESSLRWYDFVVAFAILMVPVGLIAKQPDLGTAVLVFAAGLFVIYLAGLSFKLIVPVLVAGVLAVGSIAVFEERICQPEVVWPLMHDYQKHRVCTLLDPTSDPLGKGFHTIQAVIAIGSGGPLGKGYLKGTQAHLEFIPEKHTDFIFAVFSEEFGLVGGLVLLTLYMALIARGLYIAAQGATLFGRLLAGSLTLAFFVYAFVNIGMVSGVLPVVGVPLPFMSYGGTALTTLGIAVGLIMSVGRQKRLMKS; encoded by the coding sequence ATGCAATTCGACAAGCGCGCCTCGCTCGACAAGATCAAGCAGATGTTCGCGGGCTTCGACCGGCCGCTCGCGCTCATCGTGTTCCTGCTGCTGTGCGTCGGCATCGTCACGCTGTACAGCGCGAGCGTCGACGTGCCGGGGCGCGTCGAGGACCAGTTGCGCAACATCATGCTGACGTTCGTGCTGATGTGGGTGATCGCGAACATCCCGCCGCAGACGCTGATGCGCTTCGCGGTGCCGCTCTATTCGTTCGGCGTCGCGCTGCTCGTCGCGGTGGCGCTATTCGGCATGACGAAGAAGGGCGCGAAGCGCTGGCTGAACGTCGGCGTCGTGATCCAGCCGTCCGAGATCCTCAAGATCGCGACGCCGCTGATGCTCGCGTGGTACTACCAGCGGCGCGAAAGCAGCCTGCGCTGGTACGACTTCGTCGTCGCGTTCGCCATCCTGATGGTGCCCGTCGGGCTGATCGCGAAACAGCCGGATCTCGGCACCGCCGTGCTCGTGTTCGCCGCGGGCCTGTTCGTGATCTATCTCGCGGGGCTGTCGTTCAAGCTGATCGTGCCGGTGCTCGTCGCCGGCGTGCTCGCGGTCGGCTCGATCGCCGTGTTCGAGGAGCGCATCTGCCAGCCCGAAGTCGTCTGGCCGCTGATGCACGATTATCAGAAACACCGCGTCTGCACGCTGCTCGATCCGACGTCCGACCCGCTCGGCAAAGGCTTCCACACGATCCAGGCGGTGATCGCGATCGGCTCGGGCGGCCCGCTCGGCAAGGGGTATCTGAAGGGCACGCAGGCGCACCTCGAATTCATTCCGGAAAAGCACACCGATTTCATCTTCGCGGTGTTTTCCGAGGAATTCGGGCTCGTCGGCGGGCTCGTGCTGCTGACGCTGTACATGGCGCTGATCGCGCGCGGGCTCTACATCGCCGCGCAGGGCGCGACGCTGTTCGGGCGGCTGCTCGCCGGCTCGCTCACGCTCGCGTTCTTCGTCTACGCGTTCGTCAATATCGGAATGGTGAGCGGCGTGCTGCCCGTCGTCGGCGTGCCGCTGCCGTTCATGAGCTACGGCGGCACGGCGCTCACGACGCTCGGCATCGCCGTCGGGCTCATCATGAGCGTCGGGCGGCAGAAGCGGCTGATGAAGAGTTGA
- the queC gene encoding 7-cyano-7-deazaguanine synthase QueC codes for MIRTDAKDGALVLFSGGQDSATCVAWALERYQTVETLGFDYGQRHRVELECREGVRDALKRRFPQWSHKLGDDHLIDLSVLGSISDTAMTRAIEIETASNGLPNTFVPGRNLLFMTIAAAIAYRRGLRALVGGMCETDFSGYPDCRDDTMKALQVALNLGMDTRFVLETPLMWLDKADTWRLAEQLGGAPLVELIRVETHTCYVGERSELHDWGFGCGECPACKLRKRGYDAYLRGESVTEAPA; via the coding sequence GTGATTCGGACAGACGCTAAGGACGGCGCGCTCGTATTGTTTTCCGGCGGCCAGGATTCGGCCACATGTGTGGCCTGGGCGCTCGAGCGCTATCAGACCGTCGAGACGCTCGGCTTCGATTACGGCCAGCGCCACCGCGTCGAGCTCGAATGTCGCGAGGGCGTGCGCGATGCGCTGAAGCGGCGTTTTCCGCAGTGGTCGCACAAGCTGGGCGACGATCACCTGATCGATCTGTCGGTGCTCGGCTCGATCAGCGATACCGCGATGACGCGCGCGATCGAGATCGAGACGGCGTCGAACGGCCTGCCGAACACGTTCGTGCCGGGCCGCAACCTGCTGTTCATGACGATCGCCGCGGCGATCGCTTATCGGCGCGGGCTGCGCGCGCTCGTCGGCGGCATGTGCGAGACCGATTTCTCCGGCTATCCGGACTGCCGCGACGATACGATGAAGGCGCTGCAGGTCGCGCTCAATCTCGGCATGGACACGCGCTTCGTGCTGGAAACGCCGCTGATGTGGCTCGACAAGGCCGATACGTGGCGGCTCGCCGAGCAACTGGGCGGCGCGCCGCTCGTCGAGCTGATCCGCGTCGAGACGCACACGTGCTATGTCGGCGAGCGCTCGGAGCTGCATGACTGGGGCTTCGGCTGTGGCGAATGCCCGGCATGCAAGCTGCGCAAGCGCGGCTATGACGCCTATCTGCGCGGCGAAAGCGTGACGGAGGCGCCCGCCTGA
- a CDS encoding tetratricopeptide repeat protein, whose amino-acid sequence MSGKRRGAPLSTRTPRVLRGAVIGSLAAAALGAAAGGALAQAPGAPSRPDPQRETEAAVADYNAGNLRAALVQFHDAAACGNRLAAFDYAMMLINGEGVTANVPEGLRWLRRAADAGMTQAQYVYGRMLDDGEFVARDPAAAHDWFLKAAQQGHVQAELALANQFLDERGTPRDNRQAFAWYKRAADAGEPVSQYVTASFYERGGDGVVRNLDIARAYYAAAAAQGDDAAALKYRELTAAQKAGPGGASAPKATGPSY is encoded by the coding sequence ATGAGCGGGAAACGCCGCGGCGCGCCGCTCTCCACGCGCACGCCGCGTGTGCTGCGCGGCGCGGTAATCGGTTCGCTCGCCGCGGCGGCGCTCGGTGCGGCGGCGGGCGGCGCGCTCGCGCAGGCGCCGGGCGCGCCGAGCCGGCCCGACCCGCAGCGCGAGACCGAAGCGGCGGTGGCCGACTACAACGCGGGCAATCTGCGCGCGGCGCTCGTGCAGTTTCACGATGCGGCGGCGTGCGGCAACCGTCTCGCCGCGTTCGATTACGCGATGATGCTGATCAACGGTGAGGGCGTGACGGCGAACGTGCCGGAAGGATTGCGCTGGCTGCGGCGCGCGGCCGATGCGGGGATGACGCAGGCGCAGTACGTGTACGGCCGGATGCTCGACGACGGCGAATTCGTCGCGCGCGATCCGGCGGCCGCGCACGACTGGTTCCTGAAGGCCGCGCAGCAAGGGCACGTGCAGGCCGAGCTCGCGCTCGCGAACCAGTTTCTCGACGAGCGCGGTACGCCGCGCGACAACCGGCAGGCGTTTGCCTGGTACAAGCGCGCGGCCGACGCGGGCGAGCCGGTTTCGCAATACGTGACCGCGTCGTTCTACGAGCGCGGCGGCGACGGCGTCGTGCGCAATCTCGACATCGCCCGCGCGTACTATGCGGCCGCCGCCGCGCAGGGCGACGACGCGGCGGCGCTCAAGTATCGCGAGCTCACGGCCGCGCAGAAGGCGGGGCCGGGCGGCGCGTCGGCGCCGAAGGCGACCGGGCCGTCGTACTGA
- the queD gene encoding 6-carboxytetrahydropterin synthase QueD, whose protein sequence is MLITRKLEFDAGHRIPDHRSQCRNLHGHRYVLEITLRGDLVETEGAPDRGMVMDFADVKALAMEHLVSKWDHAFLVYARDEIVRSFLEKMADHKTVVLDRIPTVENLAAIAFDILANVYDAHYGVNLRLERVRLYETPNCWADVERDPRV, encoded by the coding sequence GTGCTGATTACCCGAAAACTCGAATTCGACGCGGGGCACCGCATCCCCGATCACCGCAGCCAGTGCCGCAATCTGCACGGGCATCGCTACGTGCTCGAAATCACGCTGCGCGGCGATCTCGTCGAGACCGAGGGCGCGCCCGACCGCGGGATGGTGATGGATTTCGCCGACGTGAAGGCGCTCGCGATGGAGCACCTCGTCAGCAAGTGGGATCACGCGTTTCTCGTCTATGCGCGCGACGAGATCGTGCGCTCGTTCCTCGAAAAGATGGCCGATCACAAGACGGTCGTCCTCGACCGGATTCCGACTGTCGAGAATCTCGCGGCGATCGCGTTCGACATCCTCGCGAACGTCTATGACGCACATTACGGCGTCAATCTGCGCCTCGAACGCGTGCGTCTGTACGAAACGCCGAACTGCTGGGCCGACGTCGAGCGCGATCCGCGCGTCTGA
- the esaR gene encoding response regulator transcription factor EsaR — MATILVVDDEMGIRELLSEILSDEGHVVDVAENAQAARDYRLRQAPDLVLLDIWMPDTDGVTLLKEWASQGQLTMPVIMMSGHATIDTAVEATKIGALDFLEKPITLQKLLKSVEHGLARGAAPLPASAAAKPAAGAAVASAAALPTLGDDPAVALAGQTTAAIPFDIPLREARDAFERAYFEYHLARENGSMTRVAEKTGLERTHLYRKLKQLGVELGKKPAEGAA; from the coding sequence ATGGCAACCATCCTGGTGGTAGATGATGAAATGGGCATCCGGGAATTGCTCTCGGAGATCCTCAGCGACGAAGGGCACGTCGTCGACGTCGCGGAAAACGCGCAAGCCGCGCGCGACTACCGGCTGCGGCAGGCGCCCGATCTCGTGCTGCTCGACATCTGGATGCCCGACACCGACGGCGTCACGTTGCTGAAGGAATGGGCGAGCCAAGGACAACTGACGATGCCCGTCATCATGATGTCGGGGCACGCGACGATCGACACCGCCGTCGAGGCGACGAAGATCGGCGCGCTCGATTTTCTCGAGAAGCCGATCACGCTGCAGAAGCTGCTGAAGTCGGTCGAGCACGGTCTCGCGCGCGGCGCGGCGCCGCTGCCCGCGAGCGCGGCGGCGAAGCCCGCGGCGGGGGCCGCGGTCGCGTCGGCGGCCGCGCTGCCGACGCTCGGCGACGATCCGGCCGTGGCGCTCGCGGGCCAGACGACGGCCGCGATCCCGTTCGACATCCCGCTGCGCGAGGCGCGCGACGCGTTCGAGCGCGCGTACTTCGAATATCACCTCGCGCGCGAGAACGGCAGCATGACGCGTGTCGCGGAGAAGACGGGCCTCGAGCGCACGCACCTGTACCGCAAGCTCAAGCAGCTCGGCGTCGAGCTCGGCAAGAAGCCGGCCGAAGGCGCGGCATAA